A segment of the Stigmatella erecta genome:
CCGGACTGGCACCTGGAACGGAGATCGGCGCCTGGCGCGTGGTGAGCCACGAGGGCCAGGGGGCCTACGGCGCGGTCTACCGGGCCGAGCGGGTAGGCGCCGAAGGCACGGGCCCGTTCGCCCTGAAGCTGGCGCTTCATCCCCTGGATCCCCGCTTCGAGCGGGAGGGGGAACTGCTCGCGCGCCTGAACACCCCCCACGTGCCACGGCTCCAGGACCGAGGGTGGTGGATGCCGGAGGGAACGCCCTTCCCGTATCTGGTGATGGAGTGGGTGGAAGGAGAGCCCCTGTACGAGTGGGGCATGCGGCACGCCCTCACCTCCCGGCAAGCGCTGCGGCTCCTGTCACACGTGGCCCGGGCGCTGGAGGCGACGCACGCGGTGGAGGGCGTGCACCGGGACGTGAAGGGGGACAATATCCGGGTGCGAGCCGATGGGACGGCGGTGTTGATGGACTTTGGCTCATCGAACTACCGGCAGGCACAAACGCTCACCCACCAGCATCCCCCTCCGGGAACACCCGAGTATCAGAGCCCCGAGTCTCAGCGCTTCCAGTGGGAGACGAGACACCAGCCGAGGATCCGCTACGAGGCCCAGCCCGCGGATGACGTGTACGCGCTGGGGGTGACGGCCTACCGGCTGTGTACGGGCCAATACCCGCCCGGCCTGGAACTGAAACAGACCGAGGAGGGCTTCGAGTTCGTGGAGCCTCCCTGGGTCCCCCCGGAAACACTGGCATCGGTGTGCCCGGAACTGGAGGAGCTGATCCGCAGGATGTTGCACGAAGAGCCCGAGAGCAGGGGCAGCGCGGCCGCGGTGGCCCAGGCGCTGGAGCGCGCGGCGAAGAAGGCAGGCCGTGCAGCGGATCAGCCCCTGGCCGGGGGCCAACACGTGGCCTTGCCACCTCCAGCGTCTACCGCCGGGAGGCCCGCGCTCGTGGCGGCCCTCGGGATGTGCTTGGGGATGGCCGTGTGGTGGCTCGGGGCTCAATCCCTAGATAGGGCCAGGGGACTGGCAGAAGGGCATCAGCCAGCAGAAGGTGCGGTGGGCCTCGCCGATTCAACGCTGGATGCCTCAACGGCCGGGCCCCCGGCTGAATTCGAGCAAGGGGGAATGGCCCTCGATGTGCCAGAGAAGCCGTTCCCTGGCCAGCATCGCCCGCCCTGTGCTCAGCGAGAACTTGAGATTAACGGGGGGTGTTGGAGACGCTTGGCTGATGCCCCGCCGCCATGCGGTATTCGCACGTACGAGTGGAAGGGCATGTGCTACGTGCCCATGTTTGATCCCCCTCGGCCCTCGACCTCGAATCCGCCATAAAGCACGAGCGTTGGGTTAGCAACGAAGCCAGCTTGGCGTGCACGGCTCGGGGACCCTTCTGATTTAGCATGGGGAAATGCAATCACTGGATCGCGTGCTTGCTCTGCGGATGCTGGTCATCCTCACGGGCCTGATAGGAGGCTGCTCTTCGGGTGCGCACTCCACGGCAAGCCGCCAGTCTGGGCCGGACCACTCCACCGCCTCGAAACTGGCTGACGAGAAGGATCAGATCTACTTGGCCCAGGCTGCGGCCTGCTGGAACTCGATGAGCTGCTGTATTCAAAACCATCCCCTTACGCCCGTGGAAAGCTGCGGGGCTGACCCTGTGGAAGTGGCGAAGATCCTCAAGACCTTGGAGGAGCTTGCGAAGGCCGCGCAGACTGCCACCTTGAAGGGTGTGGACGACCCCGAACGTGGAGAGGAGCGCGGCGACGGAGAAGAACGTCCGGATTGGAGGGAGTACTGCATCAATCAGTACTCCCGATGCATCGAGCTCAAGTGGACAGGCAATTGCTCCAGTTGTCTTGAGCGCTGTAAGGGGCAGCGGGGCGTATGGCCCGACAATATGTGCAGTGCGCCCATGCCCAGGCGGAAGCGGTAGGAGAGGCCATGACGGACGAGGATCAGCTGGACTGGCAACGCGTCGAGGAACTGGACCGGAGGGTATTGGTGCAGGGCGAACCCCTCGAACTCAGTGACGAAACCAGCTCCATCTTAAGCAGAGGTGCCCGGCTCGTGGCCATCGGCCCAGAGGACACCACGGCAGCTCTGCGGGGAGGCGCTGCCGCGATTAACCTCCTGAAGGAGATCAAGCGGCGTCTCAGGGAGGGGTCCACACGCTTGGGCACCGCGGATGCCCAGGCTGAGCGCTTGCGCGACAAGGGGGACTTCGCGGGCGCGAGGAAGATGCTGGAGGACGCGCTCGCTGCTGAAGCCGTTCCCTTCTACCGGGAGCAACTCACCGGCAGGCTTGAAGATCTGGCAACGCTTGAGACGGTGTTCCTGACCGGGCATGTGGCCGAGGACTTCCATCCGTGGAGCCAGGTTCGAGCCCTGGCACTCCGGGTTCAGCAGGGCAAGCCGCTGGAACTGCGCGAGGACTTGCGTGGCTTCCTTCGGCAGACCGCCCCATCTGTCGCCATCAGCGAGGCAGAGGCAGAAGAGGCGCTCAAAACCGTGGAAAGCACGGCGGCGCTCCTCGCGCAGATGGTGAAGCGCATGGAAGACGGGAAGCAGCGGATCTCACGAGCGCTCTACCAAATGATCCGTTGTCAGGAGGAGGGGGATCTCGACGGTGCACGTCAGCAGATGCGTGACGTGCTGGCTGTGGAGGTCGTGCCCTTGTACCGCCGTGCCGCGGAGGAGAACTTGGCGAGCCTGGATGAACCCACGCCGGCACCTTGAATCCTGGACTTTCCCCCTTGGCAAGCCTGGACGAACCCGTGAAGGCCTCGTAGGCCTGGGCCGAGCTGACGCTGGCTGGAAGGTGAGCCCTGTTCCATGCGTATCCTTGCGGCCCATGACGAACTCAGCCGGACTGGCGCCTGGAACGGAGGTCGGCGCCTGGCGCGTGATGAGCTACCAGGGCCAGGGAGCCTACGGCGCGGTCTACCGGGCCGAGCGGGTGGGAGACGAAGGCGCGGGCCCGTTCGCCCTGAAACTGGCGCTCCATCCCTTGGATCCCCGCTTCGAGCGGGAAGGGGAACTGCTCGCGCGCCTGAACACCCCCCACGTGCCACGGCTCCAGGACCGGGGCTGGTGGATGCCGGAGGGGACGCCGTTCCCGTATCTGGTGATGGAGTGGGTGGAAGGAGTGCCCCTGTACGAGTGGGGCACGCGGCACGCCCTCACCTCCCGGCAAGCGCTGCGGCTTCTGGCGCACGCGGCCCGGGCGCTGGAGGCGACGCACGCGGTGGAGGGCGTGCACCGGGACGTGAAAGGGGACAACATCCGGGTGAGAGCCGATGGCACGGCGGTGCTGATGGACTTTGGCTCATCGAACTACCGGCAGGCACAGACGCTCACCCACCAGCACCCCCCTCCAGGAACGCCCGAGTATCAGAGCCCCGAGTCTCAGCGCTTCCAGTGGGAGACGAGACACCAGCCGAGGATCCGCTACGAGGCCCAGCCCGCGGATGACGTGTACGCGCTGGGGGTGACGGCCTATCGCCTGTGTACGGGCCAATACCCGCCCGGCTTGGAGCTGAAGCAGACCGAGGAGGGCTTCGAGTTCGAGGATCCGCCCTGGGTTCCCCCGGAAACGCTGGCTCCGGTGTGCCCGGAGCTGGCGGCGCTGATCCGGCGGATGTTGCACGAAGAGCCCGAGAGCAGGGGCAGCGCGGCCGCGGTGGCCCAGGCGCTGGAGCGCGCGGCGAAGAAGGCAGGCCGTGCAGCGGATCAGCCGCTGGCCGGGGGCCAACACGTGGCCCCGCCACCTCCAGCGTCTACCGCCGGGAGACCCGCGCTCGTGGCGGCCCTCGGGATGTGCTTGGGGATGGCCGTTTGGTGGCTCGGGGCTCAATCCCTAGATAGGGCCAAGGGACTGGCAGACAGGCATCAGCCAG
Coding sequences within it:
- a CDS encoding serine/threonine-protein kinase produces the protein MTNSAGLAPGTEVGAWRVMSYQGQGAYGAVYRAERVGDEGAGPFALKLALHPLDPRFEREGELLARLNTPHVPRLQDRGWWMPEGTPFPYLVMEWVEGVPLYEWGTRHALTSRQALRLLAHAARALEATHAVEGVHRDVKGDNIRVRADGTAVLMDFGSSNYRQAQTLTHQHPPPGTPEYQSPESQRFQWETRHQPRIRYEAQPADDVYALGVTAYRLCTGQYPPGLELKQTEEGFEFEDPPWVPPETLAPVCPELAALIRRMLHEEPESRGSAAAVAQALERAAKKAGRAADQPLAGGQHVAPPPPASTAGRPALVAALGMCLGMAVWWLGAQSLDRAKGLADRHQPAEGPVGLADSTLDASTAGPSAEFEQGGMTLDVPEKPFPGQHRPPCGKHELKINGGCWGRLSEATPPCGTRAYEWKGMCYVPMFDPPRPSTSNPP
- a CDS encoding DUSAM domain-containing protein; its protein translation is MTDEDQLDWQRVEELDRRVLVQGEPLELSDETSSILSRGARLVAIGPEDTTAALRGGAAAINLLKEIKRRLREGSTRLGTADAQAERLRDKGDFAGARKMLEDALAAEAVPFYREQLTGRLEDLATLETVFLTGHVAEDFHPWSQVRALALRVQQGKPLELREDLRGFLRQTAPSVAISEAEAEEALKTVESTAALLAQMVKRMEDGKQRISRALYQMIRCQEEGDLDGARQQMRDVLAVEVVPLYRRAAEENLASLDEPTPAP
- a CDS encoding serine/threonine-protein kinase, with amino-acid sequence MTNSAGLAPGTEIGAWRVVSHEGQGAYGAVYRAERVGAEGTGPFALKLALHPLDPRFEREGELLARLNTPHVPRLQDRGWWMPEGTPFPYLVMEWVEGEPLYEWGMRHALTSRQALRLLSHVARALEATHAVEGVHRDVKGDNIRVRADGTAVLMDFGSSNYRQAQTLTHQHPPPGTPEYQSPESQRFQWETRHQPRIRYEAQPADDVYALGVTAYRLCTGQYPPGLELKQTEEGFEFVEPPWVPPETLASVCPELEELIRRMLHEEPESRGSAAAVAQALERAAKKAGRAADQPLAGGQHVALPPPASTAGRPALVAALGMCLGMAVWWLGAQSLDRARGLAEGHQPAEGAVGLADSTLDASTAGPPAEFEQGGMALDVPEKPFPGQHRPPCAQRELEINGGCWRRLADAPPPCGIRTYEWKGMCYVPMFDPPRPSTSNPP